One Papaver somniferum cultivar HN1 chromosome 10, ASM357369v1, whole genome shotgun sequence genomic window carries:
- the LOC113318971 gene encoding glutathione S-transferase U17-like — protein sequence MAGSGSEEVKILGGWPSPFVMRPRIALNIKSVKYDFLEETFGSKSELLLKSNPIYKKMPVMIHGDKPICESMIIVQYIDDVWASSGHSIIPSDPYDASIARFWATYIDDKFFPSLFAIAKSKDEEERKAAIEQVIAAFGILEEAYQKTSKGKDFFGGEKIGYIDISFGCYVGWIKASEKMNGIKLFDETKAPGLTKWADKFCADESVKSVMPEADALVEFAKKIFGSKPPPSN from the exons ATGGCAGGATCAGGAAGTGAAGAGGTGAAGATTTTAGGTGGATGGCCAAGTCCATTTGTGATGAGGCCTAGAATTGCACTCAACATCAAATCAGTCAAGTATGATTTTCTTGAAGAGACATTTGGTAGCAAAAGTGAACTTCTTCTGAAATCAAATCCTATTTACAAGAAGATGCCTGTTATGATTCATGGCGATAAACCCATCTGTGAATCCATGATCATTGTTCAGTACATTGATGATGTCTGGGCTTCTTCTGGACATTCCATCATCCCGTCTGATCCTTATGATGCTTCCATTGCTCGTTTCTGGGCAACATATATTGATGATAAG ttCTTTCCATCTTTATTTGCGATTGCCAAAAGTaaggatgaagaagaaagaaaagcagCCATTGAACAAGTGATTGCAGCTTTTGGTATACTGGAAGAAGCTTATCAGAAAACTAGTAAAGGAAAAGACTTTTTTGGTGGAGAGAAAATTGGGTATATTGATATTTCATTTGGGTGTTATGTTGGTTGGATTAAAGCTTCAGAGAAAATGAATGGAATCAAACTATTTGATGAAACAAAAGCTCCGGGGCTAACAAAATGGGCTGACAAGTTTTGTGCTGATGAGTCAGTTAAATCTGTTATGCCTGAAGCTGATGCTCTCGTAGAGTTTGCTAAGAAGATCTTTGGATCTAAACCTCCTCCTTCAAACTAA
- the LOC113318969 gene encoding glutathione S-transferase U17-like: MAGSESEEVKILGGWPAWPSPFVMRARVALNIKSVNYEFLEQPYGTKSELLLKSNPVYKKVPVLIHGDKSICESMNIVQYIDDVWSSSGHSIMPSDPYDASIARFWATYIDDKFFPSLMGIAKSKDAEEYTAAIEQMIAAFGLLEQAYQEISKGKDFFGGEKIGYIDIAFGCYIGSIKVTEKMNGIKLFDETKAPGLTKWADKFCADETVKPVDFITRRFNAGNRKPKLSWSFLRRLLDLNLPFKLKKL, from the exons ATGGCAGGATCAGAAAGTGAAGAGGTAAAGATTTTAGGTGGATGGCCAGCATGGCCAAGTCCATTTGTGATGAGGGCTAGAGTTGCACTCAACATAAAATCAGTCAATTATGAATTTCTTGAACAACCATATGGTACTAAAAGTGAACTTCTTTTAAAATCAAATCCGGTTTACAAGAAAGTTCCTGTATTGATTCATGGTGATAAATCCATCTGTGAATCAATGAACATTGTTCAATACATTGATGATGTTTGGTCTTCTTCTGGACATTCTATTATGCCTTCTGATCCTTATGATGCTTCCATTGCTCGTTTCTGGGCAACTTACATTGATGACAAG TTCTTTCCTTCTTTAATGGGGATTGCAAAGAGCAAGGATGCAGAAGAATATACAGCAGCCATTGAACAAATGATTGCAGCGTTTGGCCTACTTGAACAAGCTTATCAGGAAATTAGTAAAGGAAAAGACTTTTTCGGTGGAGAAAAAATTGGGTATATTGATATTGCATTTGGGTGTTATATTGGTTCGATTAAAGTTACAGAGAAGATGAATGGGATCAAACTATTTGATGAAACAAAAGCTCCAGGGCTTACAAAATGGGCTGACAAGTTTTGTGCTGATGAAACAGTTAAACCTGTTGACTTCATTACCCGAAGGTTTAATGCAGGAAACCGGAAACCGAAGCTCTCATGGAGTTTTCTAAGAAGACTTTTGGATCTAAACCTCCCCTTCAAACTAAAAAAGTTGTAA
- the LOC113318968 gene encoding probable ribose-5-phosphate isomerase 3, chloroplastic, producing the protein MATLSLISHTSSLKISSNSIYNNGISRLILHTPSTLKLHQSHSSMSIKAFSSPSPTPILTQDDLKKLAADKAVEYVSSGMVLGLGTGSTAAFVVAKIGELLKSGELKDIVGIPTSTRTYEQAKSLGIPLSVLDDHPVLDLSIDGADEVDPDLNLVKGRGGALLREKMVEAASKKFVVVVDDTKLVDGLGGSGLAMPVEVVQFCWKYNLIRLQELFKEEGCEAKLRIDADGKPYVTDNSNYIVDLYFETPIRDGLAAGKEISSFQGVVEHGLFLDMATAVIVAGKEGVSVKSK; encoded by the coding sequence ATGGCTACCTTATCTCTCATATCTCACACATCCTCTCTGAAAATCTCCTCTAATTCCATCTACAACAATGGAATCAGTAGACTTATCCTACACACTCCATCAACCCTTAAACTACACCAATCCCATTCATCAATGTCAATCAAAGCTTTTTCATCACCATCTCCAACTCCAATCCTAACCCAAGATGACTTAAAAAAACTAGCAGCTGATAAAGCTGTTGAATATGTAAGTAGTGGTATGGTTTTAGGTCTTGGTACTGGATCTACAGCTGCTTTTGTTGTAGCCAAAATTGGTGAATTACTGAAATCCGGTGAGCTTAAAGACATAGTTGGTATACCTACATCAACAAGAACCTATGAACAGGCGAAATCTCTAGGTATTCCGTTATCAGTTCTTGATGATCATCCAGTTCTTGATCTGTCAATTGATGGTGCTGATGAAGTTGATCCAGATTTGAATCTAGTTAAAGGGCGAGGCGGGGCATTATTGAGAGAGAAAATGGTTGAAgcagcttcaaagaaatttgttgttgtggttgatgaTACTAAATTAGTTGATGGTCTTGGTGGCAGTGGATTAGCAATGCCTGTTGAAGTTGTACAATTTTGTTGGAAGTATAATTTGATTAGGTTACAGGAATTGTttaaagaagaaggttgtgaagcAAAATTGAGAATTGATGCTGATGGTAAACCTTATGTGACTGATAATTCTAATTATATTGTTGATTTGTATTTTGAGACACCAATTAGAGATGGATTGGCAGCTGGTAAAGAGATTTCGTCGTTCCAAGGTGTCGTTGAACATGGATTGTTTCTTGATATGGCCACTGCTGTTATTGTTGCTGGTAAAGAAGGTGTTAGTGTTAAAAGCAAGTGA